One genomic window of Bacteroidota bacterium includes the following:
- a CDS encoding polysaccharide deacetylase family protein: MKLIRPPYAVRKLFSSLIWRIPTAEKKIYLTFDDGPIPEVTPWVLDILKKHNAKATFFCIGQNVEKNPDLYKRISDEGHSTGNHTYNHLNGWKTRNSEYFSNIEKCSALVRSKLFRPPYGKIKKSQISDLRSQYSLVMWDVLSYDFDQSVSPEKCLSNVIRYSREGSIIVFHDSLKAQRNLEYALPKAIEQLSLKGFSFEALK, from the coding sequence ATGAAGTTGATAAGGCCTCCATATGCAGTACGCAAACTATTCAGCAGTCTCATTTGGAGGATACCTACTGCTGAAAAAAAGATCTACCTTACGTTTGACGATGGCCCGATCCCGGAAGTAACACCCTGGGTATTGGATATTTTAAAAAAGCATAATGCAAAGGCCACATTTTTTTGCATTGGCCAAAATGTAGAAAAAAATCCCGACCTGTATAAACGAATTTCAGATGAAGGCCACAGTACCGGCAATCATACCTATAACCATCTCAACGGCTGGAAGACCAGGAACAGCGAATACTTCAGCAACATTGAAAAATGCTCAGCCTTAGTCAGGTCAAAATTATTCCGCCCGCCTTACGGAAAAATAAAAAAGTCTCAGATCTCAGATCTCAGATCTCAATACTCCCTTGTTATGTGGGATGTTTTAAGCTATGATTTTGATCAATCTGTTTCGCCCGAAAAATGTTTATCAAATGTGATTCGTTACTCCCGTGAAGGTTCAATAATTGTGTTTCACGATAGTTTAAAAGCGCAGCGCAACCTCGAATACGCACTCCCGAAAGCTATAGAACAACTGAGTTTAAAGGGATTTAGCTTTGAGGCCTTAAAATAA
- a CDS encoding DUF2723 domain-containing protein, which produces MNYKRINNVTGWSVFAVAAYTYLATIEPTASFWDCGEYIATAFKLQVGHPPGAPFFQMIGRFFTLFAGGDVTKAAKMVNIMSALCSAFTILFLFWSITALARKIVEHSGEITDGKMLAIMGSGIVGALAYTFSDSFWFSAVEGEVYAMSAMFTAIVFWAILKWERIADEPHSERWIIFIAYMFGLSIGVHLLNLLAIPALVFIYYFKKFKTDNKGFIITGILSIILLGGIQAGVVPGIVNLAGNFELFFVNTIHLPYNSGSIVYFLLLISLIVVGLVYTHNESEKYFNYFMILSIVFFILSLITSTSGSAGVFRFVVGGSALALLYFARKRVALINTIILSFTMLLIGYSSFIMLVIRSNANTPMNENAPKDAISLLSYLNREQYGDWPILYGQYYNSPLDPEKPYIDGTPVYIRSPKDNTNSVPLPAEGSSSIHKSNVKDSYIISDDRQSSIPNYDKNFCTVFPRMWSSQSSHESAYRNWGGIKRDKTTDAEGHETPVKPAFSENLQYFISYQINWMYWRYFLWNFVGRQNDIQGHGNSTDGNWITGIKSFDNWRIGIKGTLESNKNNKARNAFYALPLLLGVIGLFFHFNRYNKDAFVVLLLFLFTGLCIVVYLNQYPYQPRERDYAYAGSFYAFAIWIGIGVLAIFDALSKKMAQKTSAVIATAICVLAVPTLMAKDGWDDHDRSQRYTARDFAKDYLDSCAPNAILFTNGDNDTFPLWYVQEVEGYRTDVRVCNLSLLNTDWYINQMKRKAYDSDPVPLSLTEDKYRQGTRDYVPFYDRKIEGHISVRELIDFVSSNDQQNQLQTQNGKYISYFPTKKMSVPVDSAKVLKNGTVAPQLANRIEKSIKWELDKSYVLKNDLMVLDLLATNNWERPIYFAVTTGPESYLNLQDYFQLEGLAYRLVPIKALPQEQQISGTRVATDIMYDNMMKFSWGGMDIKGNYLDENISRMCTNLRIQMGTLASALINEGKKDKALKVVDKCLEVMPSENVPYDATVYALVLSYYQLDATEKANALAKRLFDIFEADMNYYISLGSTGAAAYGREIRQAQEIMSRLVYMAKSNKQDALAKEFEKRYNMFSAVFGKEEQQQQPQMQEQP; this is translated from the coding sequence TTGTTCCTGTTCTGGAGCATCACAGCCCTGGCCCGCAAAATTGTTGAACACAGTGGCGAAATTACCGATGGAAAAATGCTGGCTATCATGGGCAGCGGTATCGTTGGTGCCCTGGCTTATACATTCAGTGATTCTTTCTGGTTCTCAGCTGTTGAAGGTGAAGTTTACGCCATGTCGGCGATGTTCACTGCCATTGTATTCTGGGCTATATTAAAATGGGAACGGATCGCCGATGAACCCCACTCCGAACGCTGGATAATTTTTATTGCTTATATGTTCGGCCTTTCTATTGGCGTTCACTTACTTAATTTATTGGCCATACCGGCCCTTGTATTCATTTACTACTTCAAAAAATTTAAGACAGATAACAAAGGGTTTATTATAACCGGTATCCTCTCTATTATACTGCTTGGCGGTATACAGGCAGGTGTTGTGCCCGGCATCGTGAACCTGGCGGGTAATTTCGAATTGTTCTTTGTGAATACGATTCATCTCCCGTATAACTCAGGTTCCATTGTATATTTCCTTTTACTTATTTCATTGATCGTTGTCGGGCTGGTCTATACTCACAACGAATCCGAAAAGTATTTTAATTATTTTATGATTCTGTCCATTGTGTTTTTTATTCTTTCGCTGATTACCAGTACCAGCGGATCAGCCGGCGTTTTCCGATTTGTTGTTGGCGGTTCCGCCCTGGCTCTTCTTTATTTCGCCCGCAAGCGTGTGGCACTCATCAATACCATCATTTTAAGTTTTACCATGCTGCTTATCGGCTACTCTTCTTTCATTATGCTGGTTATCCGCTCCAATGCCAATACGCCAATGAACGAGAACGCGCCAAAAGATGCCATCAGCTTACTCTCCTATCTTAACCGCGAACAGTACGGCGACTGGCCTATTTTATACGGACAATACTACAATTCCCCCCTTGATCCTGAAAAACCATACATTGATGGTACTCCGGTTTACATACGGTCACCAAAAGACAATACCAATTCTGTTCCTCTTCCGGCGGAAGGCAGTTCCTCCATTCACAAAAGCAATGTGAAGGATAGTTATATAATTTCTGATGATCGCCAGAGTTCGATTCCTAATTACGACAAAAATTTTTGTACAGTATTTCCCCGCATGTGGAGTTCCCAATCGAGCCACGAATCGGCGTACCGCAACTGGGGCGGCATTAAACGAGATAAAACCACTGACGCAGAAGGGCATGAAACTCCCGTTAAACCTGCCTTCAGTGAGAACCTGCAATATTTTATCTCTTACCAGATCAACTGGATGTACTGGCGTTATTTCCTTTGGAATTTTGTAGGCAGGCAAAATGATATACAGGGACATGGTAATTCTACTGATGGCAACTGGATAACCGGTATTAAAAGCTTTGACAACTGGCGCATAGGGATCAAAGGCACATTGGAAAGCAACAAAAACAATAAAGCCCGGAATGCTTTTTACGCGCTTCCTTTATTATTGGGGGTGATCGGGTTATTTTTCCATTTTAACCGTTACAATAAAGATGCCTTTGTTGTGTTACTCCTGTTCCTGTTCACAGGGCTTTGTATTGTTGTTTACCTTAACCAATATCCATACCAGCCGCGTGAGCGGGACTACGCGTATGCCGGCTCATTCTACGCGTTCGCGATATGGATCGGCATTGGCGTACTCGCGATCTTTGACGCGTTGAGTAAAAAAATGGCACAGAAAACAAGTGCTGTTATTGCGACAGCAATATGTGTGCTGGCAGTTCCTACACTTATGGCTAAAGACGGATGGGATGATCACGACCGCTCGCAGCGCTACACAGCAAGGGATTTTGCAAAAGACTACCTCGACTCCTGCGCGCCAAACGCTATTTTATTTACCAATGGCGATAACGATACTTTCCCTCTCTGGTACGTACAGGAAGTAGAAGGCTATCGCACAGATGTACGTGTGTGTAACCTCAGCCTCCTGAATACCGACTGGTACATCAACCAGATGAAGCGCAAGGCGTACGACTCCGACCCGGTTCCGCTTTCATTAACTGAAGATAAGTACAGGCAGGGAACCCGCGACTACGTTCCATTTTATGACCGGAAGATAGAAGGCCATATTTCTGTACGTGAGTTGATCGATTTTGTGTCCAGCAATGATCAGCAAAATCAGCTGCAAACACAAAACGGAAAATACATCAGTTATTTCCCGACCAAGAAGATGAGTGTTCCTGTTGATTCAGCCAAAGTGCTAAAGAACGGAACAGTGGCTCCGCAACTCGCCAACCGGATTGAAAAATCGATCAAATGGGAATTGGATAAAAGTTATGTATTGAAAAACGACCTGATGGTGCTTGACCTGTTAGCCACTAACAATTGGGAGCGCCCCATTTATTTTGCCGTTACAACCGGCCCTGAGAGCTATCTTAATCTTCAGGATTATTTCCAGTTGGAAGGACTCGCTTACCGTTTAGTTCCGATAAAGGCGCTTCCTCAGGAACAGCAGATAAGCGGGACGCGTGTGGCTACGGATATCATGTATGATAACATGATGAAATTCAGCTGGGGCGGAATGGATATAAAAGGTAATTACCTGGACGAAAATATTTCCCGTATGTGCACCAACCTTCGCATTCAAATGGGAACACTCGCCTCAGCCCTCATTAACGAAGGCAAAAAAGATAAAGCATTGAAAGTGGTTGACAAGTGTCTGGAAGTAATGCCTTCGGAAAATGTACCATATGACGCGACCGTTTACGCACTTGTACTGTCCTATTATCAATTAGACGCGACTGAAAAAGCAAATGCGCTTGCCAAACGCCTGTTCGATATTTTTGAAGCTGATATGAATTATTACATTTCACTGGGCAGTACCGGCGCAGCCGCATACGGCCGCGAAATACGACAGGCGCAGGAAATCATGAGCCGTTTGGTTTATATGGCCAAATCAAACAAACAGGACGCGCTTGCCAAGGAGTTTGAAAAGCGTTATAACATGTTCTCGGCTGTATTCGGAAAAGAAGAACAGCAGCAACAGCCGCAAATGCAGGAGCAACCATAG